In Mercenaria mercenaria strain notata chromosome 13, MADL_Memer_1, whole genome shotgun sequence, the DNA window AACAAGTATAGGAAGATGATAATGGATTTAACTATGCTAGATCTCTGGGCTGAGCAAGACAGAACGTGATTATTCAGTAATGTTCAGACATGGTGTTCAACTATACATGTGTTTTATGTGATCTACAAATGGAGTATTAACATGTGTTTCTGTGACGATAATGATCATTATATGATTGCACGTGCATAACGTATATCCACTTACGAAGTGATTAACTGTCATTATATGCTTTGATAATAAGTATGTATCTGGAATTTAAAGGATAGTTTTTTtacatcaagaaaaaaatacaatcCAAAAAGTGtcttaaaatcattgaaaattgtACGTTTACACCTACACACATGCAAAAAGCAACATGGACTTTTTCACTATTTTGTTTACATTGGCAGTGGTCTGTGTtgtgtttgttttgatattcGGTAAAGAGAACATAAAAACGCTCTTGGAATCTCTTTTTCTgggtaagtatttttttttacatttgtttccGTCCTGTTGCAAGAACTTGATTTTGGAGACCGGAACCATAATGCAGCCTTACTATTGGTCAATTTGGAATATTTGCTAAGAAATATCGATCAGAGTCCGGAGTTATAACGTTTTATATAACCTTGGactcatgtggagaagttgacagttatttGCGGAGATAAGATTAGTACTGCTACAGAATATGTGAGCACTAGTTAGGTTAATTGCACGTCgtaatgtaactgaaatactgttgaaaaacggcactgAGAATTCAACCTGTATAAAATAATGTCTAAACTTAGTTGGGACAGTACGTTATACTTCTTGAACTTTGATTTAAAACTTCTAATTTTGGTTTTAAGCCTATTCTGGTCGCGTATAAGACATCATTTATATGGTCTTGCAACCTTTTATTAAAccactttttttctgtttcaataTTTGCTTTCAGTAACTTTACCCACTCCTATTGTTCAATGTTTGCTTAGTTGACtgttgaaatatatgtattgaagtggaattatgattattttgacatagatttcattatcattttgacCCGCTcctaatgcatacattcctttgtaAACGCATTGAATAGATATTTGCACGTTGATTTAATTATAGCCAGTTCAGTACATGAATAacgatatttgtattttttccaCAAGCATCTAGCAAGTAACACTCCACAATCATTGTAAGCTTACACAATATGTCTCGTTCCTGACTTTACCAATAATGGGTCAATAGCACCTTCCTTGACTTTAACTGAACTTCGGTAAAAACAAAAACGACTAACTAACACTGCCTTATCTCAAAccatttcattaatttataaatcacgTTGCAGAACCAAAGAGAACGAATAATGAATGAAATGAATCCAGTGTCACTGAAGTATAACAAAGTTGCGTGTCATGTCATATCCATGTACCGCCATAAAAAGAATTGTATTCGACTAGACGTTTGTCTtcagtacggtgttccgtttggaccttcgatatttctatttgtaaaccccatatctcgaaagtcgaaatcacgaatgtgcgatgacacgatggtgaatgTCGAAATCACGATGAGGAAAACTcaaaactacgatggtgaaagtcgaaattttcatcatcgtggtttcgtgttttcatatacgtgctttcgactttcgtcatcgtagtttcgactttcatcatcgtggtttctgCTTTCACCATcgaaagtcgaaagcacgatgatgaaagtcgaaagcaTGATGATGAAAGTCGGAACTACGATGATTGAAAGTTCGACGGTGAAAGTCGAaattacgatgatgaaaacacgaaaccacgGTAGGGAAAATGCGTGGTtttgtgatttcgactttcaccatcgaaGTTCCGTGTTTTCGTCATCGTGACtttgactttcatcatcgtgctttcgGCTTTCATCATAGTAGTTTCATTATTTCGACGTTCAGGAATAAAAATTCTCGATAGTTCAAACGAAACACCGTAAGAATGCTTATGCTCTGTTGCTGTCAGAAAATGGTGTAAAatagtgcgtgcgtgcgtgtattatatatttgtttaacaGCTTTATTATTTAAAGATCCCATTCAAATTCTAGAAATAGcgatttctttaaaacatttattaaattaatgttcaTAACTTTACAAAATAGTCAACATACGGCAGGTCGATTATCAGACTAGACGTGGTGGCCTATTGATGCCTGTGATCCAGTTTAAATTAACCGCTACATAGCGTTatacaaaagttattaaaatgcTTCATGACATGTCTATTTTTGCAGAAGAGGATACAGAAAACGCTGAGGTGATCGAAGAAAATGTGACCTTTGCTTTGGAGAAGTTCGGCAAGACACCTAGGCCAACTTGGTCTGAAATGCCAGAGGTTTGTATAGATGAGAACATAacgtatttgagccgcgccatgggaaaaccaacatatggctttgcgaccagcatggatccagaccagcctgcgcatccgcgcagtctggtcaggatccatgctattcgctaacggtttctctaattgctataggctttgaaagcgcgcagtctggtctggatccatgctggtcgcaaagccactatgttggttttctcatggcacggctcatttatcttttaATGATATTCAAAgattacaaaacatatttttgtagtaatatatgaacaaatatacaaaaaaatatatataaaggtgGGCATGAATCTATGTGTATTGGTAATGGCTTTGATTTAGACTTTTTAGAACGCCTTTAAGTGTTTATACTGCGTTAGCTTGTTCCTAGACATTTATGGCCAAATTTTTGTTCAAGTGGTTGCTAGATTTTATGTTGTTTATATAGAACCTGcgactttttttttctgaaacactacctgtttatttagtttaaattcgtctaattgaataatttatttatataacaagCGTGGAATTATTCCAGGAATCAAATTAGCCGTGTCACTCTGCTATTGGATAGTGGAACTATTTACAACCAATAAAACACAGGGGCTTGAATTGAACGTTTAGAATGAATGTTTTTGAAGATCTTTTCATCCTCAAGTAGTGAAAAGTCGTTGTCATATCGGAGCTGTTGATTGCAAAGGAATCCCaacatataaaatgataaatccaaGTTTATCCCGCTTTAtttaacaacataatatatttaaGAACATAATATTTCAGTTACCTCCAAAACGTGGGACTATATATATCTGTAACTTGCCCAGTTTaaccaaaacatttttaaacaaggaGGTATTTGGAACTTGAATTAATAATATTCATTCTGAAGCAATGTTGTGTTGTTGTGTATGATTTTTTACATAGATTTGTACTTAACATAAAATACATTCCTATAGAGATCATGTTTAATAGTTTCAAGCCAAGATTCTAACATAAAATGTTAAACCAGAAACTAATATATATTCAACAAGTTTCTGGCTATGAAAACTGAAACGTTTTCTTGCGTTGACTATAAACTTAAATGAATgcatgtatttcttatatttgttTCCTAGGTATCGTCCAGTGGCATTCTCAAGATAATCACTTCCCACGAAATACAACTTCACGAGGTAAGTTTAGATATACGTTGAAATATATTGTGTCTATTAATTGACTGAATCTCAAATAATAGTATTATTGATAATTTAGTATTAAAATCACCTCGATATATAAGTTCTATCATGTAATGAAAATAGGCATGCCATTTTTATCGAAACATTATAATACAGGTCGCCCTTCCTGTTAAAAAATGTGTAGGATGCTATTCATTAATAAAACCAGGTTACTGAAGATATAGTCTGACCTCCTACTATAGAtaatccttttttgttttaatcttttaATCATTTCTCTTACATATTCTGATTTGGTCTTTTTTGCTCAGTTTATTTTAGAAGAGAAGGGACATaactaaataaattttaatatgtaTTAGGAggaggttcgagcctcactcggggcgttgaattcttcatgtgaggaagccatccagctggcttacggaagttaggtggttctacccaggtgcccgcttgtgatgaaataatgcacggagtggcacctggggtcgtcctccaccatcaaagctggaaaatcgccatatgatctataattgtgtcggtgcgacgttaaaattaatctgtgttcagaccctgtgtttttgTTCAAAGGATATAACTGCTGAGGctgttcaaattttgtgtaattatgtcccttttcttctcaaaacactagataatcagagccaagaaagatcggtcagaatatatattagagaaatgattaaaaaaattaaaaaaaaaagattatttagtcggtagccagactagttcAGCTTGAGCAGAAACACCATGGTAGTTCTCTTGATTATTTTGTTACAATGACTTGAAAATGTGAGGTTTACATAATGATAATAGgaaattttcttgaaattaaaaagACATAGTGTTGATTTAACTAAACTTATAAAGGATAAAAAACGAACTATTTGCTCTATACATTCTGGGTCGTGTGTCTATTATTGATAACTGCACCACCGTCTAAGTGTAACTACTAACATACTCGTACATGACGTTAAGTCATGACTTCCGTTTAGATAGCACAATTACTAGAAGTCTGTGtgttctgaatattttattgtttgtgtaTCGATTATATTGGCTTACTACACTTATGGGAAATGTCGATAAGATTTTCATTAAGACATCACTTTTATCACCACTCTTCAATTGTTAATATTACGAGGCTTGTGTCGTTTCTGTATAATTattaagtataggttaataaatgggagagcggtgcctttgagtgataatggccctggcaaggtgataatagcccgagggctttagcccgagggctattatcttcttccagggccattatcactcaaaggcaccgctctcccatgtatttacctgtttattacatgtttacctataatatggTAAGAAgtgttttttgtgtcatttttacgGGTatttgcatcttctggcacaataaatttcagcttttcagtttctatattatttgtataagagtctatttactgtataaaatcaaatacctggatagttgtactttcttgcctATTGCATAATTTCGGGATAAAAATAcgatatttcacgaagaatacacgatgttacgctcaaaaTGATAACATAAAACGGAAATGTTCGTTGTTTTACCTCCccgaaacgccatgacgtcatttctgtttacggacgttaatttcccgcgctaacgccagggccattatcgataatggccccggggcttattatgataatgtgataatgcatgacgcaatgcgataatgggagaattttcagcaaaaatttgttactatttttaggtactcatgtaataataatacattataaaaGGTGGTACAGGGATCACATAATTCCATAATGGCAAGAGAGCTGAATGGtttatattatcaataattaGATATCAAATAGTAATGCTTATTATGTTACCAATATAATTCattattagcataattattaaaattattttttattattagtggtattattattattattatgattatcgACATATTATTGTCGACACGCTCTTTATTTTTATgaccccttcgaagaaggaagggtttattgttttgcagatgtcggtcggtcggttggtctgtatgtagaccaatccgtttccggatgataactcaagaacgctttggcctaggggatcatgaaagttgatagaaatgttggtcatcaccagcagatgacccctattgattttaaggtctgTTTGtcgaaggtcaagatcacagtgaccctgaacagttaaacggtttccggatgataactcaagaacacttgggcctatgatcatgaaagttgataaggaggtttgtcatgacaaacagatgacccctattgattttgaggtcagtatgtcaaagatcaaggtcacagtgacccggaacaattaaacggtttccggataataactcaagattggttgggcctaggatcgtgaaatttgatagggaggttgttgatcaccagcagatgatccctattgattttgagactagtaggtcaaaggtcaaggtcacagtgacccgaaacagttaaaccctttccggacgataccttgagaacgcttgggcctaggatcacgaaacttaatagggaagttgatcatgaccagcagatgacccctgttgattttgaggtcaataggtcaaaggtcaaggtcacattgaaccagaacagtagaactttgtttacagtgagcaaataatttctgtttctgattcagttactgaatgcatcaaggggggcgcatttcgtgttcgacgagctcttgtctgttttatatttgtcAATATGCTTACTCCTGTATAACTGGAGCCTAAAAATCTACCAGGAACTTCTCACCAGAAATATTGATGTAAATATAGTATGACGTCGACGAAAGAACGCGTGGACCAGAGGTCCATTATGGTTATAGCGCGTAAGGCAAGCTGTGCCATTAACCGGTTTTTAAATGCTGGACGAAATGACTGTTTTATCGTTATTGTTATAGTAATGTTTATAAACACGCACACTCTGAGTAGACTTCTCGGCTTCACTATCTCGTCTTGGTAAATCAGCTTATAACGATATACACTGTCAAAAAAGGTTAAATCAAATTAAGAGCTTAACGAAACTTTCGTTTGTTTTAATGCATTGAGTATCTAATGCATCTGGTAAATGCACAAAAAGTGCAATAAACAGCATTTGATCGAAAACAACattcttaattattttgttaGCCTATAATGATTCAGCACGTTATGTCCGCCGCACCAGACTGCATAAATTTGTTAGGACGTTAGGGTGCCACTTTTCAGTCAGCAGCCAGTGTTGGTTGCATTCACCGAAAAACTGATGTCTACTTTTCTTCAGATGACagtcattgtaaaaataatatcCAAATGTCAAGTCAATCATTCTATTTGtatagtctttttttttattttggtatatcgGTTGCTTCAGTACACTTTGGATATTGAATATCGATCAGGTTCACAATGATCATTGTTCCATTCCATGTTTATGATACAAAATCGATTAGCAGTGGATTAAAAGCCCCTTTTTACTGTTGCAGTTGATGTTTGAAATAATCACCTCAGAAGCGACATATCTGAACAGTTTAAAGGTTCTTGATCAAGTATTTGCCAAGTCGGAAGAATTCAGTTCCAACGAACCTGGTAAATGTATTCTAACAAAGCAGGAGCGTCATGTTATCTTCTCAAATACTGAGGATATACGTAAAACTAGCGAAAGGTAAATAAAAAGTACGTTTTTAAAATACTTCTCGTGAACAGTCTCGATTAAACCGAATCTTCTTGTATTTCGCTTTGTTGCGTTCAGTGCTTCCAGATTTATTTACGAACAGCTATTTTCAAGTACCGTATGGCGACCCTTAATGTCGCCTTGTTCTTGGGCTTTGTTTTGCAATTATTTCTAGTCCTTTAAAACCACGATTTCAACAATAGGTTTCCGCTTACGGTGCTATGGTACCGAGGGGTCTTGCACGTTTCACTTGGTTCTGTTTTACTCTTTCAAAATCTTTTCTGATAATTTATTTTCTACACGAATTAGtgtcttttttttcaacagaactGTAGTCAGTTAACTGGGCCAGCAATATTGAATTACATATAAAACAGTTTAAATCCCAGGGAATACTTTCGTAAGAGGCGCATTCATTCTTTGCCTAGAGAGAGGTTCGAAATAAACACGACGTGgcacttcagacttcaaactataaaattttctaaaataaaatgactAACAGATTTTGAAAGATTAATCTGTTTTCTTACCTTTCAGATTTTTGTCTGAGTTAGCTTCCTCTTGGAGAAAGTCCATAAAGTTACTGGAGATTTGTGATATTATACAAAAACATGCCAGCAACAATTTTTCTTGCTATGTGCTTTACTGCAGCAACCAAGAATATCAGAATAGAACGGCAACTGCATTGAAGTAAGTTGTTctgtgttttttctctttttagctcacctgagcacgaagtgctcaaggtgattGTGACtcgtcattgtccggcgtccgtcgtccgtcaacatttgccttgtgaacactctagagaccacagttatgacccgatctttatgaaactttgtcagaatatttgtcttgatgatctctaggtcaagttaaaaactgggttatgtggggtcaaaaactagatcataggtcagatcaaaggaaaagcttgtgaacactctagaggccacagttgtgaccctagttttatgaaacttggtcagaatgtttgtcttgatgatttctaggtcaagtttgaatctgggttatgtgggatcaaaaattaggtcacccggtcaaatcaaaggaaaagcttgtgaacactctagaagccatagttgtgactcaatctctatgaaacttgatcagaatgtttatcttgaggacatctaggtcaaggttgaaattGGGTTACGTTGATttaaaaactaggtgactaggccggatcaaaggaaaatcttgttagcactctagagaccacaatttaaaatttaaactcatgagatttgtcagaatgtttgccttgataacctctgggtcatgttcgaatctgggttatgtggggtcaaaaactaggtcattcggtcaaatcaaaggaaaagcttgataacactatagaggccacgtttatgaccctatcttcatgaagctttgtcaaaatgtttatcttcatgatctttagcccaagttcgaatctgggtcatcttgggtcaaaaactaggtcacctgttaaaatcaaagaaaaaccttgtgtatgcaatagaggctgcatttttcatttgatgcgtatgaaaattggtcagaatgtctgtctgcatAAAATCtcgaaaacaattttatttgggtcacgtggggtcaaaaactaggtcaccaggtcaaatttaagaataagTTTtctacactctaggggccacaattttcattctatcttcataaaacttggtcagtatgtttgttatcataaagtcttggacgattttaaatctgggtcacgtgaggtcaaaatctatgtcactatgtcaaatcaaaggctACATTTTTGCCCcagtcttcccgaaactttgtcagaatgtttgttttcttgaaatcttggacaagtacgaatctgggtcatgtggggtttaaaactaggtcactaggtcaaatcaaagaaaatgtttatttacactcAAAAAGACACTTGTTTGGTCTAATCTtaacgaaaattggtcagaatattgtctccatgaaattacTAGGTCACACATGTTtgcactgttatggtgtgttactcaagtgagagacctagggccatctatgcccttttgttttttgtttgttttttaagggGTGTGGGggtatttgttttggttttttacaTATTTACTTCAACACGATAAACTTGTGTGACCATCGTCTTTACAATTTCTATTTTACTCGCATATGGCTAGGACGTCACGCAAAGTGAAACACTGTGTTGCGGCAATGTTCGATTGGCTGTGGTTGTTAACATGTGTCACATCGCCTATGAGACACGTGCATTTTACTGGACGTTGCACATGGAATGCGTGCGTGTGACTTTTCAAAATATCGCCACTAGTTGGTAGTCTGAGATTATTCTTGAAACTCGAACTCAAAAAGAATGCAGCGGTAGATTaatcagaaaaaacaaaacagaaaataaagatATGGACCTTAGTTAAGTCATATAAAGAGAAGTATACAATTGTGTTTACAGTACGCTTGTCACATACTTTAAACATGCATGGGATGAAATGTAATGTCAAATCAAAAGAGGGTTGGTTCTATATCAACGACTCATCAATgttaaatgtgaaatatatttattttaaaacgtcTTGACAAGACTTAACTCATACATTATATCGGGGTAACTTGTAAAACACTGCCTTCCTGATAGGATATTGCGTTTAACAAAATGTACATAGCTTTATTTAAGACAAAAAATCGCAGTTAACATTTGGGTATGAAATATATAggtatacaaaaaatgtatttagattgtTTCTACTTCCACACATACATTAAGTACAACAATGTGTTTCAGACCAAAATGGGGAAATACTTCACCATGACCTATTTCcgatatttttagcccaccatcatcagatggtgggctattcaaatcactctgcgtccgtggtccgtcgtccttccgtccttccgtcattccgcccgttaacaatttctcgttatcgcatctcctcagaaactactggggggattttgaccaaactttgtcagaatgatgtattggtagtCTAGTTGTGTGCCTCTGAAAATCAGattggttcaacaatttttgagtgagttatggccctttgtttatttttataatttacatagatttacatagtgaaaaactttgaaacacttcttgtccaaaaccacagggcctagggatgtgacatcatctagtggtcctctattaagattgttcaaattattcccttagggtgaaatatgaccccgccctgggggtcacatggtttacatagacttatatagggaaaaactttgaaaatattcttgcctaaaccacaaagcctagggctttgatatttgtaatgtaacatcatctagtggttctctaccaagtttgttcaaattatacccctagggtcaaatatggccccgccccgggggtcacatggttcatatagacttatatagggaaaaacctaaaatcttcttgtccataacctgcaacattcagatttggacaacatgtatagttttgagtggcaagttGAACCTTTACATGAGTTGACCTttatcttgacctagtgacctactttcacatttctgtagctacagccttcaaatttaaaccacatgcataggtttgtgtacagaaaaaaaactttgaccttgtcattgacctagtgacctactttcacatttttgaaggtacaggcttcaaatttggacctcatgcataattttatgtaccgaaattaactttgaccttgagattgacctagtgacctactttcatatttctgtagctacagccttcaaatttagaccacatgcataggtgtgtgtaccgaaaaaaaacttttattttgacattgacctagtgacctactttcacattgttgaaggtacaggcttcaaatttggatcacatgcatagttttgtgtttcgaaatgaaatttgaccttgattttaacctagtgacctactttttcatttctcaagttacagccttcaaatttggaccacatgcatagttttatgtaccgaaatgaactttgacattgaggtagacctagtgacctactttcacatttctgaagctacatgcttcaaatttggaccacttgcatagttttgtgttctgaattgaattgaaattcgaccttgatttttacctagtacctactttcacatttctaaagctacaaccttcaaatttgaagcacatgtatAGATTtagtgtaccaaaatgaacttttctttgaaattgatctattgatatactttcacatttctcaagctacagcttttaaatATAGACctcatgcatggaccacatgcacagttttgtgtaccgaaatgaactttgaccttgattttgaccttgagctagtctggaaatttggaacattcaaaaatggcccAATGgcgggcgccaagatcactctgtgatctcttgttagttGTGTTATCTTTTTCGTTTACATTGTTTCAATTGTATCCAAATGTTGCATACTTTTCAATGTTCCCCTTTGGGTCAATAGATCTCATGGCAATTGGAATGCAAAATCTTTACACTTGTTCATGGTTCCGTTGAAGGAAGTGCATTTGAACTTTAAATTGTCAATAATCGTAACCGCTCTGAAGTCAACCGAAACGGTTGTATTACGTCATTGTATGATGTTATTTGTCTGGGGGATTGCATGCACTGTTTATTTACAAGAAAGACATTTCTTACCACGAgtaagaaaaatgataaatttgatttcatgtatttcagaaaaagacCTGACTATTTAAATGCGCTAGCGACTTTGGAGAAACACGAAGACTGCAAATCACTTTCTTTAACGTCGTTTCTAATATTACCTGTGCAAAGAGTACCACGACTTTTGTTACTTGTGGCAGCAATTTGTGAACGGGTAGACAAAATAGATGATGAAAAGAGAAGAAAATCTGATCTTGTTGCTAATGAAAACCGTAATAATGAAAAGAGCAGTATCAAAAAGTCTGCGATGTGTGCTATGAAGGCGCTGAATAAAGTATGTCTTATCTGATTCCTTTTTAGAACCTAGTTAAGTCACtggacattttcatttatgtaaatTTTCTTTGCACATTGAAGGAGATATTTtaagaatttcagtttttttttttcgtatcttGGGTCATGTCATTGTCTAATAGTTAGGGACAAATATTCAACTTTTAATGTTGAAGACATTGGCCAAATCAGGAGAAAAAAAACAATCACAAATCGAATAGTATCTTAAATTACATTATTCTTTGTCCTTGTATGTAAGAACTGTTATCATATTCTTAAATATGGATAGCAAATGAACACAGAAATTCTTATGTATTATTCATTGGAAATATGTCCTTGTTAGATGAGAGCTTAGTTCCAAGGTTCCGTATGGAATAATTTATGTAATCCCTTCATGTAGGTGGCCAGACAGAGTGATGATGCTGTAAGAAGAATGCAACAAACAGAGCAGATGATTAGCCTTGACAAGAAGATAGACTTTCCTCTTAATGTAATATACAGATTGTATCATAGTTTTAATATCTTTGTTTAAAGTAACTCTGTTCCATTTGTAATTTTGTGCAATGTGATTGTAGGGCAATGGCGTGTGTGGAAGGAGTTTTCAGTCACAGCATCTCGCTTTTGTTAGCACTGAATAACAAAGTACATCTTGTGTTGGTATTATCTGAAAGACTGTCAATCTCAAAGATCCTTATACATCTCAAACAAAACCTCCAATGTATTCTTAACATTGCCACTTGACTGTCTGTCTGTCGAATTTCCAgtttgcaaaacaaaaaacaaaaaaaaacagggtAACAATGTGTATAATCTTGTTCTCTACTAACACTTAGTAAATTTTACTCAGTAAATGATTCATTTGCCTATAAAACATAAGAGCAGACCGCCACATTTACAGAAGTTACAGAAAAGACCAGATATTAGTGAAAGCAAaacgac includes these proteins:
- the LOC123528550 gene encoding ephexin-1-like, which codes for MDFFTILFTLAVVCVVFVLIFGKENIKTLLESLFLEEDTENAEVIEENVTFALEKFGKTPRPTWSEMPEVSSSGILKIITSHEIQLHELMFEIITSEATYLNSLKVLDQVFAKSEEFSSNEPGKCILTKQERHVIFSNTEDIRKTSERFLSELASSWRKSIKLLEICDIIQKHASNNFSCYVLYCSNQEYQNRTATALKKRPDYLNALATLEKHEDCKSLSLTSFLILPVQRVPRLLLLVAAICERVDKIDDEKRRKSDLVANENRNNEKSSIKKSAMCAMKALNKVARQSDDAVRRMQQTEQMISLDKKIDFPLNKMAKIPLISASRYLVKQGAVTKIVNEASNRIIFSSSKPSKKIRHIFLFTDVLLITKKKGDRYKVTDYIQRNKLVIEEIDNVDTYTRVLPHGVPSGCSNLFLLVMLENCEKRQVEEVYACDSASDRARWVEALTPLKITENEQIYENWDCPQVKCVKRYVAKESDELTLELLDVVNVFKKLKDGMFEGERIRDGERGWFPSNHTVEIENDHVRARNTRMKYKLMSATENYGRSKRIQEPAQKIQNTTEST